One Aerococcus urinaeequi DNA segment encodes these proteins:
- a CDS encoding anthranilate synthase component II, whose translation MILLIDNYDSFTYNLYQLIGKNTDEAIQVVRNDQVTIDEIIDLNPSHIVISPGPGRPEDAGVTVAVTKELASHFPILGVCLGLQAMCLAYGADIIHAQPAVHGKQSTIHVASGSEIFRGLPPVVPVARYHSLIADRQTLPDELLVIAESDKGEVMAVRHREYPMFGVQFHPESILTPSGETMIQNFLKVGGNTHD comes from the coding sequence ATGATTTTACTGATTGATAACTACGACAGCTTTACCTACAATCTCTACCAATTGATCGGCAAGAATACGGATGAAGCCATCCAAGTTGTGCGAAATGACCAAGTCACCATCGATGAAATTATTGATTTAAATCCTTCACATATTGTCATCTCTCCTGGTCCAGGACGACCGGAGGATGCAGGCGTAACAGTGGCTGTCACCAAAGAATTGGCTAGTCATTTTCCGATTTTAGGGGTTTGTCTAGGACTTCAAGCGATGTGTCTAGCTTACGGGGCGGATATTATTCATGCCCAACCGGCTGTCCACGGGAAACAGTCGACCATTCATGTGGCGAGTGGGAGTGAGATTTTTAGAGGGTTACCACCAGTTGTGCCAGTAGCTCGCTACCATTCACTGATTGCGGATCGACAAACGTTACCAGATGAATTGCTGGTGATTGCCGAATCGGACAAGGGTGAGGTAATGGCCGTTCGCCACCGTGAATACCCAATGTTTGGTGTCCAGTTCCATCCCGAGTCGATACTGACACCTTCAGGAGAAACGATGATTCAGAATTTTCTTAAAGTAGGAGGAAATACACATGATTAA
- a CDS encoding anthranilate synthase component I family protein, whose amino-acid sequence MIKPSLEEARQLGKDHTIIPIALEIFSDVATSIEVLRTISKQSDHFYLLESVVNKDNWSRYSFLGYKPNLSIYSTDGQVTVQEGKHEESFQADDPLASLNDILDRYKSPSIDYLPPFTGGLVGYLSYDCIKYTEPSLQLTKNNPENFRDYHFMLMDKVIAFDHFRQKIVLIVNIETDKLEENYIQGATDLKDMEQLIMRPDSVREEDLAQEVGDFEPMFSQADYEQIVQKIQHHIVEGDIFQAVVSNRFKAPFSGSLLQTYRLLRTINPSPYMVYMHFDDLEIACASPETLVSVRNGVASSFPLAGTVPRGATDAEDRALVEGLLQNEKELAEHDMLVDLARNDIGKVAEFGTLEVSEYRAIKQFSHVSHISSKVTAKVRPDATCLDVLKSALPAGTLSGAPKIRACQLIDEIEDTKRGPYGGALGYIDFAGNMDMCIGIRMAVLKNDQVFVQSGAGIVADSDPEKEYLETKNKAKAMMTALGHEEA is encoded by the coding sequence ATGATTAAACCAAGTTTAGAAGAGGCGAGACAGTTAGGGAAAGACCATACGATTATCCCAATTGCTTTAGAAATTTTTTCCGATGTAGCAACCTCAATCGAAGTGCTGAGAACGATCAGCAAACAATCCGACCACTTTTACCTACTGGAGAGTGTGGTGAATAAGGATAACTGGAGCCGTTATTCTTTTCTTGGCTATAAACCGAACTTGTCGATCTACTCAACAGACGGTCAAGTAACCGTGCAAGAGGGCAAGCATGAAGAAAGCTTCCAAGCAGATGATCCACTAGCATCCTTGAACGATATCCTTGACCGTTATAAGAGCCCAAGTATTGATTATTTACCGCCTTTTACAGGAGGTTTGGTTGGTTACTTGTCTTATGACTGCATCAAATATACGGAACCATCTCTACAGTTAACGAAAAATAACCCAGAAAATTTCCGGGACTACCATTTCATGTTGATGGATAAGGTTATTGCCTTTGATCACTTCCGCCAAAAGATTGTCTTAATCGTCAATATTGAAACCGATAAATTAGAAGAAAACTACATCCAAGGGGCTACAGACTTGAAGGATATGGAGCAGCTGATTATGCGTCCAGATTCTGTTCGCGAGGAGGACTTGGCCCAAGAGGTGGGTGACTTTGAACCCATGTTTAGTCAAGCGGACTATGAACAAATCGTTCAGAAAATTCAACACCATATTGTGGAGGGTGACATCTTCCAAGCGGTGGTATCCAACCGGTTTAAGGCCCCATTTTCCGGGTCACTACTACAAACTTATCGCCTGCTTCGGACGATTAATCCGTCACCTTACATGGTCTACATGCATTTCGATGACTTAGAAATCGCGTGTGCATCACCGGAAACCCTGGTCTCTGTTCGTAACGGTGTCGCTTCATCCTTCCCATTAGCCGGTACTGTACCGCGCGGGGCAACGGATGCGGAAGATAGAGCATTAGTTGAAGGCCTCTTGCAAAATGAAAAAGAGTTGGCCGAACATGACATGCTTGTTGACTTAGCCCGCAATGATATCGGAAAGGTCGCTGAATTCGGTACGCTAGAAGTCAGTGAATATAGAGCTATCAAGCAGTTTTCACACGTCAGCCACATTTCATCCAAGGTAACAGCCAAAGTCAGACCAGACGCAACTTGTTTAGATGTCTTAAAATCGGCACTACCAGCGGGTACTTTATCCGGTGCCCCTAAGATTCGGGCCTGCCAATTGATTGATGAAATTGAAGATACCAAACGAGGCCCATATGGCGGTGCTTTGGGCTATATCGACTTTGCCGGAAACATGGACATGTGTATCGGCATCCGGATGGCTGTCTTGAAGAATGACCAAGTCTTTGTCCAATCTGGCGCTGGGATTGTGGCAGATTCAGATCCTGAAAAAGAATACTTAGAAACAAAGAACAAGGCCAAAGCCATGATGACAGCATTAGGACACGAGGAGGCATAA
- a CDS encoding IS6-like element IS1216 family transposase, with protein sequence MKPFKGKQFQQDVIIVAVGYYLRYNLSYREVQEILYDRGINVSHTTIYRWVQEYGKLLYQIWKKKNKKSFYSWKMDETYIKIKGKWHYLYRAIDADGLTLDIWLRKKRDTQAAYAFLKRLVKQFDEPKVVVTDKAPSITSAFKKLKEYGGFYQGTEHRTIKYLNNLIEQDHRPVKRRNKFYRSLRTASTTIKGMEAIRGLYKKTRKEGTLFGFSVCTEIKVLLGIPA encoded by the coding sequence ATGAAACCTTTTAAAGGAAAGCAATTTCAGCAGGATGTGATTATTGTAGCCGTGGGCTACTATCTTCGTTATAACCTTAGCTATCGTGAAGTTCAAGAAATCTTATATGATCGTGGCATTAACGTTTCTCATACGACGATTTATCGTTGGGTGCAAGAATATGGCAAACTACTCTATCAAATTTGGAAAAAGAAAAATAAAAAATCCTTTTATTCATGGAAAATGGATGAAACGTACATCAAAATTAAAGGAAAATGGCATTATTTGTATCGAGCCATCGATGCAGATGGTTTAACCTTGGATATTTGGTTACGTAAAAAACGGGACACACAAGCAGCCTATGCTTTTCTTAAGCGGTTAGTGAAGCAGTTTGATGAACCGAAGGTTGTAGTCACAGATAAAGCCCCCTCTATTACAAGTGCCTTTAAGAAACTAAAAGAATACGGCGGCTTTTATCAAGGGACAGAACATCGTACCATTAAATACCTGAATAATTTGATTGAACAAGACCATCGTCCAGTAAAGAGACGCAATAAATTCTATCGAAGTTTACGCACTGCCTCTACCACGATTAAAGGCATGGAAGCCATTCGAGGATTATATAAGAAAACCCGAAAAGAAGGCACTCTCTTCGGGTTTTCGGTCTGTACTGAAATCAAGGTATTATTGGGAATCCCAGCTTAA